The following proteins are encoded in a genomic region of Sulfurovum indicum:
- the sucC gene encoding ADP-forming succinate--CoA ligase subunit beta — protein MNIHEYQAKQIFAQYGVPTPRGIVANTPDEAVKAAHELGGNIWVVKAQIHAGGRGLGGGVKLAKSIEEVRELAGEILGMTLVTHQTGPEGKLVQKIYIEEGADIQDELYLGVVLDRAKEMPVIMASTEGGMEIEKVAEETPEKIVKVAVDPAVGFQGFHGRELVFGLGITDKNEQKKFIDFASKLYKVYMDKDAEMIEINPLIKTGSGDFLALDGKMGFDDSALYRHPEIEEMRDISEEDPDEREAAQYGLSYIALDGEIGCMVNGAGLAMGTMDTINYMGGTPANFLDVGGKANAETVAKGFEIILKNPKVKAIFVNIFGGIVRCDRIANGILEATKLVDVHVPVVVRLDGTNAVEAAEILANANIANVIPATDLADGAKKAVEAAKGAN, from the coding sequence ATGAATATTCATGAGTATCAGGCAAAGCAGATTTTTGCCCAGTATGGTGTGCCGACACCACGAGGAATCGTTGCAAATACACCGGATGAGGCTGTAAAAGCAGCACATGAACTTGGTGGAAATATCTGGGTGGTAAAAGCGCAGATCCATGCGGGTGGCCGTGGACTTGGCGGAGGTGTTAAGCTGGCTAAATCGATTGAAGAGGTTAGAGAGCTGGCTGGCGAGATTCTTGGAATGACACTGGTTACACATCAGACCGGACCGGAAGGTAAACTGGTCCAAAAGATCTATATAGAAGAGGGTGCCGATATTCAGGATGAGCTCTATCTTGGTGTAGTATTGGACAGAGCGAAAGAGATGCCTGTGATCATGGCTTCTACCGAAGGTGGTATGGAGATTGAGAAAGTTGCTGAAGAGACACCGGAAAAGATTGTAAAAGTAGCAGTTGATCCAGCAGTCGGATTCCAAGGATTCCATGGAAGAGAGTTGGTTTTCGGTCTTGGTATTACTGATAAGAACGAGCAGAAAAAATTCATTGATTTTGCATCGAAGCTTTATAAAGTCTATATGGATAAAGATGCCGAAATGATCGAGATAAACCCTCTCATAAAAACAGGCTCTGGCGACTTCCTTGCACTTGACGGAAAGATGGGATTTGATGACTCTGCACTCTACAGACACCCTGAAATCGAAGAGATGAGAGATATTTCTGAAGAAGATCCGGATGAGAGAGAAGCAGCACAGTATGGTTTGAGCTATATTGCACTTGACGGTGAGATTGGATGTATGGTTAACGGTGCAGGTCTGGCAATGGGGACGATGGATACGATAAACTATATGGGTGGCACGCCGGCGAACTTCCTTGACGTAGGTGGTAAAGCGAATGCTGAAACGGTCGCAAAAGGATTTGAGATCATTCTGAAAAATCCGAAAGTAAAAGCGATTTTTGTTAACATATTCGGTGGTATTGTAAGATGTGACCGTATTGCGAACGGTATTTTGGAAGCGACAAAACTGGTAGATGTACATGTACCGGTCGTGGTTAGACTGGATGGAACAAATGCAGTAGAAGCAGCAGAGATTCTTGCAAATGCAAACATTGCCAATGTTATTCCTGCTACTGACTTGGCAGACGGTGCGAAAAAAGCGGTAGAAGCAGCAAAAGGAGCGAACTAA